In Toxoplasma gondii ME49 chromosome X, whole genome shotgun sequence, a single genomic region encodes these proteins:
- a CDS encoding phospholipase/carboxylesterase (encoded by transcript TGME49_228290), whose product MLPRPPRCLASSLGRSTNFISSSCARRRENGSTLSLERLSSEKRREICAGCCAPHKTRLSLSRLLLLLCLLLPLPVSGVSSRCRPVLEGNSHMPPLSLKVSRSQLRAFLSQTPTSPRSLPTFPPLSNAYPPSSTRLSLPSSLSSPISSSLSSPLARSSLSSSLPPSAVSFVSRPLLPSEAGSSRHSSSTSCASLPPALRKMASLQPGDGYGGEGFHRFPGVCTPQTASLVFMHGLGDTAAGWADLVSLLSSLSCFPALRVILPTAPVRPVTLNGGFPAPAWTDIFSLSKDAPEDKPGFLASKQRIDAILAGELAAGVAPERIILAGFSQGGALAYFTGLQASVRLGGIVALSTWTPLAQELRVSAGCLGKRDTQSRKEALQTREEEKTEEEKEEEKKEEKKEEKEKRVEGPTPVLHCHGEQDELVLIEFGQESAAIVRRQYAEAWGEDVAKKAVKFLSFQGLGHSANAQELDQVRRFIENVLTTN is encoded by the coding sequence ATGCTGCCTCGACCTCCGCGgtgtctcgcgtcttctctcgggCGTTCGACGAATttcatctcttcttcctgtgcaAGGCGTCGAGAGAATGGCTCCACTCTTTCCCTAGAAAGGCTTTCCtctgaaaaacgcagagagattTGCGCTGGCTGCTGTGCACCGCACAAGACGCGGCTCAGCCTCTCGCGcttgctgctgcttctctgtcttctcctgccCTTGCCCGTCTCGggtgtgtcttctcgctgccgCCCCGTCCTGGAGGGAAATTCACACATGCCGCCCTTGTCCTTGAAAGTTTCTCGTTCTCAACttcgcgcctttctctcgcaaaCTCCTACCTCTCCCCGTTCTCTTCCTaccttccctcctctctccaacGCCTACCCCCCCTCATCtactcgtctctctctcccttcttctctctcttctcctatctcttcttctctctcttctcctctcgctcgttcttccctctcttcttctcttccgccttctgcggtttccttcgtctctcgtccCCTGCTTCCCTCGGAAGCTGGCTCCAGTCGACACTCCAGCTCGACGTcctgtgcttctctccctccggCGCTGCGCAAAATGGCGTCTCTCCAGCCAGGCGACGGCTACGGCGGCGAAGGCTTCCACCGCTTcccgggtgtctgtacaccgcagacggcgtctctcgtcttcatGCACGGTCTGGGCGATACGGCCGCGGGGTGGGCCGACCTCGtttcgctgctttcttcgctctcatGTTTTCCTGCGCTTCGGGTGATCCTCCCGACGGCGCCTGTGCGCCCTGTCACACTGAACGGCGGCTTTCCGGCGCCCGCGTGGACAGACatcttctcgctgtcgaaAGACGCTCCCGAAGACAAGCCaggcttcctcgcctccaaGCAGCGCATCGACGCCATTCTCGCCGGCGAGCTCGCAGCCGGCGTCGCTCCCGAGCGAATTATCCTCGCAGGATTCAGTCAAGGCGGCGCCCTCGCCTACTTCACCGGCTTGCAAGCCTCGGTCCGCCTAGGCGGCATCGTCGCACTCTCCACCTGGACGCCTCTCGCGCAGGAACTCAGAGTCAGCGCAGGCTGCCTCGGGAAGCGAGACACGCAGAGCCGCAAAGAGGCgctgcagacgagagaggaagagaagaccgaggaggagaaggaagaagagaagaaagaggagaagaaagaagaaaaggagaagagagtggaggGGCCGACACCTGTGTTGCATTGCCATGGAGAGCAGGACGAGTTAGTTTTGATTGAATTTGGTCAAGAGAGCGCAGCGATCGTGAGACGACAATACGCAGAGGCTTGGGGGGAAGACGTCGCGAAGAAAGCTGTCAAATTCCTGTCCTTCCAGGGTCTCGGCCACTCTGCGAACGCGCAGGAACTCGATCAGGTTCGACGATTCATCGAAAACGTCCTCACAACAAActga
- a CDS encoding hypothetical protein (encoded by transcript TGME49_228280): MAAEEETKEGRRADSAVNELERHPCEEAPSFFCEIVASPDLETPRGLSALDDLLSSAPERLSLLAHVARHSQQKALRSHQAPHAVYGPGLLSNCLPHQRRVFALHQPLPPLTLLPEPYRYQTFSLNQLLDADLTQAVSSRPEARADQAPVFAELAGAQKDASSETKKVAGSLAAFLLAGPPASAVAPHRLRQLDRKASRAASQVSVSRVSESSRGLAGTNADASGQSAVSFARSLSGVSRLSGPGVHTPAPAYPAVYVHPGRLGVCPPRGAGGPRGRLPRGLAPTAFPQGQAAAQAGSFPRPAGAEDGRSSSVLAQKFATAESRRAASAVGSACSALSAPPGGPAPAGLGPGGSGAERHREVKEKKKRKEEKKGKKEKKKRRTEGE; the protein is encoded by the exons ATGGctgcggaggaagagacgaaagagggcCGACGCGCAGACTCCGCAGTCAAcgagctggagagacacccgtgcgaagaagcgccttcctttttttgCGAAATTGTCGCGTCTCCCGACCTTGAGACTCCGCGGGGTCTCTCGGCGCTCGACGACCTCCTCAGTTCGGCGCCTGAAAG ATTGTCGCTGCTTGCCCATGTCGCTCGGCACTCGCAACAGAAGGCTCTGCGCTCTCACCAGgctccgcatgcagtttACGGCCCGGGTCTTCTCTCGAATTGTCTGCCGCACCAGCGCCGGGTCTTCGCCCTCCACCAGCCGCTGCCTCCCCTGACGCTCCTCCCAGAGCCTTACCGGTATCAGACGTTTTCTCTGAACCAGCTTTTGGATGCGGACCTCACGCAGGCAGTCTCCTCCAGGCCCGAGGCGCGAGCCGACCAGGCACCCGTCTTCGCGGAGCTCGCGGGCGCCCAGAAAGACGCCtcgagcgagacgaagaaggtcgCGGGGAgcctcgccgccttcctgcTTGCCGGACCTCCCGCGTCGGCCGTCGCGCCTCACCGTCTCCGCCAGCTGGACCGCAAGGCCTCCAGAGCAGCCTCGCaagtctctgtctcccgcgtgAGTGAATCGAGCCGCGGCCTCGCCGGCACGAATGCAGATGCCAGCGGTCAAAgcgccgtctccttcgcccgCAGCCTCTCCGgcgtctcccgcctctcgggcccaggtgtacatacaccagcCCCCGCCTACCCCgcagtgtacgtacacccggggCGCCTGGGTGTATGTCCACCTCGCGGCGCGGGGGGGCCGCGCGGGCGTCTTCCGCGTGGTTTGGCGCCCACCGCGTTTCCCCAGGGTCAGGCCGCGGCCCAGGCGGGCAGCTTCCCGCGGCCTGCAGGTGCAGAGGACggacgcagcagcagcgtctTGGCGCAGAAGTTCGCGACTGCGGAGAGTCgccgcgccgcctccgccgtcggcagcgcatgcagcgcccTGAGTGCCCCCCCCGGCGGACCTGCGCCTGCGGGGCTCGGGCCTGGAGGCAGTGGCGCGGAGCGACACCGCgaggtgaaggagaagaagaagcgaaaagaagagaagaaaggaaagaaggagaagaagaaacgccgcaCTGAGGGCGAGTGA
- a CDS encoding CCDC25 protein (encoded by transcript TGME49_228300), protein MVYTFTCSDPRYEIYMGRDKFENEELIAHGWPEDVWFHVDKLSSAHVYLRMPLPERPLPDDKQDPDLKSIPQKVLDEVAQLTKANSIEGCKQPHVDIVYTPWSNLRKSAHMDIGQVGFKDEKRVRYIKNVARDRELLKALEKTQQEPKVDLKAAREQRDREQLRKRKEEMRKRRQAEEEEAKRKEEERQLRCYASLQAVEPEFTDKGDGTIESCRAIEEDFL, encoded by the exons ATGGTGTACACGTTCACTTGTAGCG atcCTCGCTATGAGATCTACATGGGCAGAGACAAATTCGAAAACGAGGAGTTGATCGCCCACGGCTGGCCAGAAGATGTATGGTTTCATGTCGACAAGCTTTCCTCTGCTCACGTCTACCTCCGCATGCCGCTCCCGGAACGGCCTCTCCCAGACGACAAACAGGACCCCG ATTTGAAATCCATTCCTCAAAAGGTCCTCGATGAAGTTGCTCAATTGACGAAAGCGAATTCCATTGAAGGATGCAAGCAGCCTCATGTTG ACATTGTGTATACGCCGTGGTCGAATCTTCGCAAGTCTGCGCACATG GACATCGGGCAAGTCGGCTtcaaagacgagaagcgtGTGCGCTACATCAAAAACGTCGCCAGAGACCGCGAGCTCCTCAAGGCCCTCGAAAAA aCTCAACAGGAACCTAAGGTCGACCTCAAAG CTGCAAGGGAGCAGCGCGATCGAGAACAACTGCGCAAACGAAAGGAGGAAATGCGCAAGAGG CGAcaggcggaagaggaggaggcgaagcgaaaGGAG GAGGAGAGGCAGCTGCGATGTTACGCGTCGCTGCAGGCTGTGGAACCGGAATTCACAGATAAAGGCGACGGAACGATTGAGAGTTGCCGAGCGATTGAAGAAGACTTTCTCTGA
- a CDS encoding hypothetical protein (encoded by transcript TGME49_228270): protein MRAVSVATAGRRASPGTSASSSSSNRSASHRRHSLRRLLARKACTHQRQSRARRRLAFSSSPRSAEQEATSACAVLFAAASGREALLASAKAFSLPQGAERPVPDSSERHSFSRCCPPSLSLVSSSSSRPPPSLPSSPSSSFSAFPAVTGRLLARAAPFAFLLRRNRSLSRRPSSLPSLLLMSCIFSAFLSPGSSLPLHSASSSFLSHAAGGLSSSPSLSARSCPSAPSTAASQRCLMSASKPTVGGHRDACDGSESKMQFSCVSRCAFPSPIRRPFSSSSSSPLGSSPLPSALAFACPSSLSVVSSPSAQGPRHFRSASVSHRASCGQSRMWTRPSGSFASARPAASSLKSLPFSSLFLTREFLFSPSLCQPPSLAHALHRRAQLLLYLRDQGSILGLRGSNAFAAASTLLGASLGALLIWRALHALSAFFAKQQKRQQMEEVSLCGHYEDPTLASEAADAVRRAREAPLKNRCTDTSAVFNRLQELAEESDEKLAALQRERDTGERDRRRLGDVRKVKEKDDRRDTEKPQQRETTRERLADSSTETTKAAKIEKKKSGETRSAKIEKKKSGETRSTVSPVAQKKEEKRRVHAGKAPETRRSGATKTSVTTLTKVKK, encoded by the exons ATGAGGGCCGTCTCGGTAGCAACTGCGGGCAGGCGCGCCTCGCCAGGGACTTcagcctcctcctcctcctccaaTCGCTCGGCTTCCCACCGTCGACATTCGCTTCGACGCCTTCTTGCTCGGAAGGCTTGCACACATCAGCGCCAGAGCCGCGCGCGCaggcgcctcgccttctcttcgtctccgagGTCCGCAGAACAGGAAGCAACGTCTGCCTGCGCTGTTCTCTTCGCGGCCGCCTCCGGCAGGGAGGCGCTCCTTGCCAGTGCAAAAGCTTTCTCCCTGCCGCAGGGCGCTGAAAGGCCGGTTCCTGACTCTTCTGAGAGACATTCGTTCTCGCGCTGCTGTCCTCCAtcgctctctcttgtctcttcttcttcttctcgtccacCACCTTCTCTCCCATCCTCAccatcgtcttctttttctgcctttcctgcAGTGACAGGACGTCTCCTTGCTCGCGCGGCTCCGTTCGCCTTTCTGCTGAGGAGGaaccgttctctctcgcggcgaccttcctcgctgccttcgcttctcctgaTGAGTTGTATCTtctcggcttttctctcgcctggatcctcgcttcctctccacagtgCGTCCTCGTCATTCCTTTCACACGCTGCTGGgggcctctcttcctctccctcgctttctGCTCGGTCTTGTCCGTCTGCTCCGTCGACTGCCGCGTCTCAACGCTGCTTGATGTCTGCCTCCAAGCCGACTGTGGGAGGACACCGAGACGCCTGCGACGGCTCAGAGAGCAAAATGCAATTCTCTTGTGTCTCGCGATGCGCGTTTCCCTCTCCGATCCGccgtcctttctcctcctcttcttcgtctcccctcggttcgtctccgcttccctctgccctcgctttcgcctgcccttcgtcgctgtcggtcgtctcctctccgtctgcacAGGGTCCGCGTCACTTCCGGTCTGCGTCGGTCTCTCACCGAGCCTCCTGCGGACAGTCTCGTATGTGGACGCGGCCGAGCGgctctttcgcctctgcgcGACCTGCCGCGTCTTCGTTGAAGTCTCtgccgttctcttctctgttcctcacccgcgagtttctcttctcaccctcgCTCTGCCAGCCGCCTTctctggcgcatgcacttcACCGCCgcgcgcagctgctgctgtaCCTCCGAGACCAAGGCTCCATTCTCGGCCTCAGAGGAAGCAACGCATTCGCAGCCGCCTCGACTCTTCTGGGAGCTTCCCTCGGAGCTCTCCTCATCTGGcgcgctctgcatgcactctcaGCCTTCTTCGCTAAGCAGCAAAAACGC CAACAGATGGAAGAAGTTTCACTGTGCGGCCACTATGAGGACCCTACTCTCGCGAGCGAGGCTGCAGATGCGGTGCGCCGGGCGCGCGAGGCGCCTCTGAAAAACCGCTGCACAGACACCTCAGCAGTTTTCAATAGGCTCCAGGAACTCgccgaagagagcgacgaaaagctcgctgctctccagagagagcgagacacaggcgagagagacaggcgacgccTAGGCGATGTGAGGAAAGTTAAGGAGAAGGACGAtcggagagacacagagaagcctcaacagagagagacgaccaGGGAGAGACTCGCAGACAGCTCtacagagacgacgaaggccgccaagatagagaagaagaagagtggggAAACGCGGTCCGCCAAgatagagaagaagaagagtggggAAACGCGGTCGACAGTCTCGCCTGTCGcacaaaagaaagaagagaagagaagagtgcatgcagggaaGGCCCCAGAGACGCGCCGGAGcggagcgacgaagacgagtgTGACGACTTTGACAAAAGTTAAAAAGTGA
- a CDS encoding hypothetical protein (encoded by transcript TGME49_228310~Signal peptide predicted by SignalP 2.0 HMM (probability 0.715) with cleavage site probability 0.265 at residue 32~Predicted trans-membrane domain (TMHMM2.0):19-42:61-81): protein MSDMKKRWLSRQMNKYRFLVLLLWLGALSALAMTIFLLARHWEMLFDDPQAWQVLYTLTLPVWSWGAICGFLSILLAAVALRLQAKVTSNSQKGQGTRSWKSVGAAKRLAGGEPPKPTRIQPLRQCKHAEG, encoded by the exons ATGTCCGACATGAAGAAAAG GTGGCTTTCGCGCCAAATGAACAAATATCGCTTCCTAGTCTTGCTCTTGTGGCTCGGGGCGCTCTCAGCGCTGGCGATGACCATTTTCTTGTTAGCCAGGCACTGGGAGATGCTTTTCGATGATCCACAAGCTTGGCAGGTGCTGTACACACTGACGCTGCCGGTGTGGAGCTGGGGAGCAATCTGCGGGTTTCTCAGTATTTTGCTGGCGGCCGTAGCCCTTCGGTTGCAGGCCAAAGTTACCTCTAATTCCCAGAAAGGTCAAGGCACCCGCTCGTGGAAAAGCGTTGGAGCGGCAAAACGCTTGGCAGGAGGTGAGCCTCCGAAGCCGACGCGCATACAGCCTCTCCGCCAGTGCAAACACGCCGAAGGATaa
- a CDS encoding elongation factor Tu GTP binding domain-containing protein (encoded by transcript TGME49_228250) produces MRASTLLSSPFSSSFSGGVCSFLSPFFLLSSPRWSVRRHRPVGRARMKETLLVGRRQRTKTVLLPPYVAPKELRVFFRVDYATCLRTCGVRTPEPHRYLWRDETGERQFECVNKSKVLVPFASAAHACKLFGLHPVLVDPEPDWSPSTFSSSSSVSSSSPSSSSVSSSSASSSSVSSSSVSSSSSAPSVPSPLPSTKVVVLLGHINHGKTTLLDRLAGTLVAPFEAGGITQNLSAVTVRIPPAISRTPRASPSSSSPPASSSSEAGEPWAQLTFIDTPGHATFAAMRGRASACADLACIVVDVTEGQRLQTDEVLRLADEFDLPLLIVINKVDRILPACASREIALDAGQAEDGETERENSAFADAKEVQLVKMELRRQCQHLREQGLLKRDLDQEIMDAVCTSALYGYGVETLLSRLVLLASSSPPPRPLSPLSLSPGAAALHAKQKRRSDALVDAQVSPAAVGVVLEVGKSSDRGVLYTVLIKQGHFSVGSYFVAGSAYGRIRSIEMVSSTYTSPRSSSSSLGRSLAAPDVSPFSAPRGPHASAAASFPPGAVVTCGVSRALNGDCGVDDRIYLLPQCRAFRLAEYRRSVERLARMQIAGAPLEISQWEADHPTVQRRLGTGRRQETGDPGQERLADAALDRREVTRGRRAIEEFGVAAALSHKLDEDADLAHEDEPRRREAKTEEGERAEEGERAEEGEGGRSSVRLFREVTLAEFSQPLGRRRRRRLGESEEERSSRDSGEEAEGGETWGQRARGGRERKSEEATVASDGESTVSRGAGVLDEWALLRSAGAGKTNERECEYDSIAMSSDAAQPLYMHTRGSESLEAPSGIPGDAPAGGEASAGRSRGRRSSRGRRRDGEAEDEDEEVKGSLHEFWGQFDSRDEWHQAVKEKNDALMDRWRSKAKHRALERREQRRKERAMLVEAERMRRHALKEPPLTEEEIRGIMGEDELFREEERFPETLEEPSLPQRKPKQRSKALLTPAKNAPVIPVILRTDVVGTFDVLLDEMEKLQAEFGMRIPVVHGGIGPVVPRDVVHAEVEKTYGYCPIYAFKVPVLPDAIKHALVTSIVIKRFDVFTDLLADLRERCVNTQKLIDHNIYVRSLKTEPTKSGL; encoded by the exons ATGAGGGCGTCTACGCtgctttcgtctcccttctcgagTTCTTTCTCGGGTGGCGTTtgttctttcttgtctccgtttttccttctctcttctcctcgctggaGTGTTCGGCGCCACAGACCCGTCGGCAGGGCGCGCATGAAAGAGACTCTTCTAgtggggaggagacagcgaacaaagacggttcttcttccgcccTACGTGGCACCGAAG GAActccgtgtcttcttccgcgtcgaCTATGCGACCTGCCTCCGAACgtgcggtgtacgtacacccgagccCCACCGGTACCTGTGGCGAGACGAGACGGGCGAACGACAATTTGAGTGCGTGAACAAAAGCAAAGTTCTCGTCCCCTTCGCTTCGGCTGcccatgcatgcaagctcTTTGGCCTGCACCCCGTTCTTGTCGACCCTGAACCAGACTGGTCTCCTTctactttttcttcttcctcttctgtctcctcttcttctccctcctcttcttctgtctcgtcttcttctgcctcctcttcttctgtctcgtcttcttctgtctcgtcttcctcttctgctccttcggTTCCCAGCCCGCTGCCTTCTACGAAAGTTGTCGTTCTTCTGGGTCACATCAACCACGGAAAGACAACGCTGCTCGATCGACTCGCAGGCACTCTCGTTGCGCCCTTCGAGGCCGGTGGAATTACTCAAAACCTTTCTGCAGTAACTGTCCGAATCCCACCGGCGATATCTCGTACCCCTCGCGcatccccttcttcctcctctccacctgcgtcttcctcttcggaAGCGGGAGAGCCATGGGCGCAGCTGACGTTCATTGACACTCCTGGTCACGCGACGTTCGCGGCGATGCGCGGACgcgcgagtgcatgcgccgacCTTGCATGCATCGTCGTGGACGTCACGGAAGGCCAGCGCctgcagacagacgaagTGTTGCGCCTCGCAGACGAGTTCGATCTGCCGCTCCTGATCGTCATCAACAAAGTCGACAGAATCCTGCCCGCCTGCGCCTCCCGGGAAATCGCCCTTGACGCCGGGCAGGcggaggacggagagacagaacgcgagaACAGCGCATTCGCAGACGCAAAAGAAGTCCAACTTGTCAAGATGGAACTGCGCAGACAGTGCCAACACCTCAGAGAACAGGGACTCTTGAAGCGCGACCTCGACCAAGAAATCATGGATGCCGTCTGCACCTCTGCTCTCTACGGCTACGGCGTCGAG ACCCTGCTAAGTCggctcgttcttctcgcttcctcgtcgccaCCGCCGCGTCCGCTCTCgcccctctcgctctcgcctggAGCTGCGGCGCTGCATGCCAAGCAAAAGCGAAGATCGGATGCTCTTGTCGACGCCCAGGTCTCTCCCGCGGCTGTCGGCGTCGTCCTCGAAGTTGGAAAAAGCAGCGACCGCGGCGTCTTATACACGGTGCTCATCAAGCAGGGACACTTCTCCGTCG GGAGCTACTTTGTCGCTGGAAGTGCGTATGGTCGAATTCGGTCGATCGAGATGGTTTCCTCGACTTACACCTCTCCCcgcagttcttcttcgtccctcGGCCggtctctcgctgctcccgatgtgtctccgttttccgctCCGCGGGGGCCGCACGCGTCGGCTGCTGCGTCCTTCCCGCCAGGCGCCGTGGTGACGTGTGGGGTTTCCCGGGCCCTCAACGGAGACTGTGGGGTGGACGACCGGATCTATCTCCTGCCGCAGTGTCGCGCCTTCCGCTTGGCCGAGTATCGCCGGTCCGTCGAGCGGctcgcgcgcatgcagattgCGGGAGCGCCCCTCGAGATCTCCCAGTGGGAGGCCGACCACCCCACAGTGCAGAGACGCCTGGGGAcgggacggagacaggagacaggagacccTGGCCAGGAGCGCCTCGCCGACGCCGCGCTCGACCGACGAGAAGTCACGCGAGGCAGACGAGCAATCGAGGAGTTCGGAGTCGCAGCGGCGCTGAGCCACAAactcgacgaagacgcagacttGGCCCACGAAGATGAAccaagacgcagagaggcgaagacagaagaaggcgagagagcagaagaaggcgagagagcagaagaaggagagggaggaaggtCTTCTGTTCGACTGTTTCGAGAGGTCACGTTGGCGGAGTTCAGCCAGCCTCTGGGGAGACGCCGGAGAAGACGGTTgggagagagtgaagaagaaagaagttcGAGAGACtccggcgaagaagcagagggaggagagacatgGGGGCAGCGAGCGCGTGGCGGCcgcgagaggaaaagtgaagaagcgacggTCGCGTCTGACGGGGAGTCCACCGTTTCGAGGGGTGCTGGCGTCCTCGATGAGTGGGCGCTGTTGAGGAGTGCCGGGGCCGGCAAGACAAATGAAAGAGAATGCGAGTACGACTCCATCGCCATGTCCAGCGACGCCGCGCAGCCGCTGTACATGCACACGAGAGGCTCCGAGAGTCTGGAGGCGCCTTCGGGGATCCCAGGAGACGCCCCGGCAGGCGGCGAAGCGAGTGCGGGGAGATCAAGAGGGCGCAGAAGTTCGCGAGGTCGAcggcgagacggagaagcagaagatgAGGACGAGGAGGTGAAGGGAAGTTTGCATGAGTTCTGGGGGCAGTTCGACAGTCGCGACGAGTGGCACCAAgcagtgaaggagaagaacgacgcgCTCATGGACCGCTGGCGGTCGAAAGCGAAACACCGG GctctggagaggcgagagcagagacgaaaggagagggCGATGCTGGTCGAGGCGGAGCGCATGCGGCGCCACGCGCTGAAGGAGCCACCGTTGACGGAGGAGGAGATTCGAGGAATCatgggagaagacgagctcTTCCGTGAGGAGGAGCGTTTTCCGGAGACACTCGAAGAACCGAGTCTCCCCCAGAGGAAGCCC AAACAACGATCCAAGGCGCTCCTGACTCCTGCCAAGAATGCCCCGGTCATTCCTGTCATTCTACGCACCGACGTCGTCGGCACCTTCGATGTTCTCCTCGATGAAATGGAAAAACTGCAG GCAGAGTTTGGCATGCGAATCCCCGTCGTCCACGGGGGCATTGGCCCTGTGGTGCCTCGCGACGtagtgcatgcagaggtggagaagacgTATGGCTACTGTCCGATCTACGCTTTCAAAGTTCCTGTGTTGCCAGATGCAATTAAGCATGCGCTCGTCACATCGATTGTCATCAAGCGGTTCGACGTCTTCACAGATCTCCTCGCTGATTTGCGGGAACGCTGTGTCAACACGCAGAAGCTGATTGACCACAACATCTACGTCCGAAGTCTCAAAACAGAGCCCACGAAGTCTGGTCTGTAG